One Planctomycetaceae bacterium genomic window carries:
- the ruvA gene encoding Holliday junction branch migration protein RuvA: MITRITGILVHLSDVAATLKIGGFEHEVLVPDLVRRQLQGRLDEEVSLRTIEYLDGNPQQGRLVPRMIGFASEAEREFFDMICSVDGVGSKKALRAMVRPVQEVAEAIEERDIKTLSTLPGIGPAVAERIVAKLRRKMAKFALMVAVDVPDSSDRDVLADSYEALLSVGHSPQDARKRIDLVRGSGKKLKTVEDVLSEIYQSQRG, encoded by the coding sequence TTGATAACTCGCATTACCGGAATTCTGGTTCATCTTTCCGACGTCGCCGCCACGCTGAAGATTGGCGGGTTTGAACACGAAGTGCTTGTTCCCGATCTGGTTCGCCGGCAGTTGCAGGGCAGGCTTGACGAAGAAGTCAGCCTGCGGACGATCGAGTATCTGGACGGCAACCCGCAGCAGGGCCGGCTGGTCCCGCGGATGATCGGATTCGCCAGCGAAGCCGAGCGAGAGTTCTTCGACATGATCTGTTCGGTCGACGGAGTGGGTTCGAAGAAAGCTCTGCGAGCGATGGTGCGGCCGGTTCAGGAAGTGGCGGAAGCGATCGAAGAGCGGGATATCAAAACTCTCAGCACACTGCCGGGCATCGGTCCCGCCGTCGCCGAACGCATCGTCGCCAAACTTCGCCGCAAGATGGCCAAGTTCGCCCTGATGGTTGCCGTCGACGTGCCGGACAGCTCTGATCGCGACGTCCTGGCCGATTCCTACGAAGCGCTGCTTAGCGTCGGTCATTCGCCCCAGGATGCCCGCAAGCGGATCGACCTGGTTCGCGGCAGCGGCAAGAAGCTCAAGACCGTGGAAGACGTCCTGTCCGAAATCTATCAAAGCCAGCGCGGCTGA
- a CDS encoding HAD hydrolase-like protein: MTQNIEADFRRVHDTNVSTCFLPNSAIEIIGGFLPKDAPAHVLFDFDGTLSLIREGWPEIMVPMMVEYLIDTGTDESPEVLSGVCSRFVMELTGKQTIYQMMRLAEEVTQRGGTALEPITYKNEYHARLMRRIESRRERLRCGDATPGEMLVPGSDSLLERLQQRGVTMYLASGTDEQYVREEVELLQLDKYFGRHVYGAQDDYQAFSKAQVIERILADNRVSGGALLGFGDGYVEIQNVRDAGGTAVAVASDEANRSGQPDPWKRERLIAAGAHAVVPDYGDAERLIGWLWKEQE; the protein is encoded by the coding sequence ATGACCCAAAACATCGAAGCCGATTTTCGGCGAGTTCACGACACAAATGTCAGCACCTGTTTTCTGCCGAACAGCGCGATCGAAATCATCGGCGGCTTCCTGCCGAAAGATGCTCCCGCGCATGTCCTGTTCGATTTTGACGGGACGCTGAGCCTGATTCGCGAAGGCTGGCCGGAAATCATGGTCCCGATGATGGTCGAATACCTGATCGACACAGGCACCGACGAAAGCCCGGAAGTGTTGAGCGGCGTGTGTTCCCGGTTCGTCATGGAGCTGACCGGCAAGCAGACGATTTATCAGATGATGAGACTTGCCGAAGAAGTGACTCAGCGCGGCGGCACGGCTCTGGAACCGATTACCTACAAGAACGAGTACCATGCTCGGCTGATGCGCCGGATCGAATCGCGCCGCGAGCGGCTGCGTTGTGGTGACGCGACGCCGGGGGAGATGCTGGTACCGGGCAGCGATTCTCTGCTGGAACGGCTGCAGCAGCGCGGCGTCACGATGTATCTGGCCAGCGGGACGGACGAACAATACGTCCGGGAAGAAGTCGAACTGCTGCAGCTTGACAAGTACTTTGGCCGGCACGTCTACGGAGCGCAGGATGACTATCAGGCGTTTTCGAAGGCTCAGGTCATCGAACGAATTCTGGCCGACAACCGGGTCTCCGGCGGGGCTCTGCTGGGTTTCGGCGACGGTTATGTGGAAATCCAGAATGTCCGTGACGCCGGCGGAACGGCCGTCGCCGTGGCCAGCGACGAAGCGAATCGCAGCGGGCAACCCGATCCCTGGAAACGCGAACGTCTGATCGCAGCCGGCGCGCATGCGGTCGTGCCGGACTACGGCGATGCCGAACGGCTGATCGGATGGCTCTGGAAGGAACAGGAGTAG
- a CDS encoding PfkB family carbohydrate kinase — MNSKLLTTERLEEIISRFRSSRVAVLGDFFLDKYLDIDPALEEPSVETGKPAHQVASVRCYPGAAGTVVSNLAALETGTLHAIGFAGDDGEAFELRRGLDRLRCSTRHLHATSERFTPTYLKPRDMTIPGLAGEHSRIDTKNRKRTPEAIERAIIDSVTELAPQVDAVIILDQAEARDCGAVTGTVRDTLADLALRNPRVHFWADSRRRIHEFRNVIIKPNEFEAVGNEDPRPGQKVDIAELRAAVGKLRQQTAAPLFITRGADGMFVSDPEWTAVPGVRVSGETDTTGAGDSATAGCVLALCAGATYVEAAVIGNLVASITIQQLATTGTARPDELIPRLKQWHAQFDDAD, encoded by the coding sequence GTGAATTCGAAGCTGCTGACAACGGAACGGCTGGAAGAAATCATTTCGCGGTTTCGATCGAGCCGCGTGGCGGTGCTGGGCGACTTCTTTCTGGACAAGTACCTGGATATCGACCCCGCTCTGGAAGAACCCAGCGTCGAAACGGGCAAGCCGGCTCACCAGGTGGCTTCGGTCCGCTGTTACCCCGGAGCGGCGGGAACGGTTGTGTCGAATCTTGCGGCGCTGGAAACCGGCACGCTGCATGCCATCGGGTTTGCCGGCGATGACGGCGAGGCCTTTGAGCTTCGCCGCGGACTGGACCGGCTTCGCTGTTCCACGCGGCATCTGCATGCGACATCGGAACGATTTACGCCGACGTATTTGAAACCTCGTGACATGACGATTCCGGGACTGGCCGGCGAACATTCGCGTATCGATACCAAGAACCGGAAGCGAACTCCCGAAGCGATTGAACGTGCGATCATTGATTCCGTGACGGAACTCGCGCCGCAGGTTGATGCGGTCATCATTCTGGATCAGGCGGAAGCCCGCGACTGCGGAGCCGTGACCGGCACCGTTCGCGACACTCTGGCTGATCTGGCGCTCCGAAACCCGCGAGTCCACTTCTGGGCGGACAGCCGCCGGCGTATCCACGAGTTTCGAAACGTCATCATCAAGCCCAACGAATTCGAAGCGGTGGGCAACGAAGACCCGCGTCCCGGACAGAAAGTCGACATCGCCGAACTTCGTGCTGCGGTCGGCAAACTTCGTCAGCAAACGGCAGCTCCGCTGTTCATCACTCGCGGCGCGGACGGAATGTTCGTCAGTGATCCGGAATGGACGGCTGTGCCGGGTGTCCGCGTTTCCGGAGAAACAGATACCACCGGTGCCGGTGACAGTGCCACGGCCGGATGCGTGCTGGCGCTCTGCGCCGGAGCAACCTATGTCGAAGCGGCTGTGATCGGCAACCTGGTCGCGTCCATCACCATTCAGCAGTTGGCGACGACAGGAACCGCTCGCCCTGACGAATTGATCCCGCGTTTGAAACAGTGGCACGCGCAGTTCGACGACGCCGATTGA
- a CDS encoding cytochrome B6, whose translation MKQHLGRAVMAIVLIVVGIGVHKSYELYRGSDLSRVPQRRQTISFSPTGFGAPAVAVPMVADVTGETTEPANATGGNSAESAAAEQGAGRGFVPATDFTEDLLLYPTIDKGLRTPFDLHRYYGRGATSFASPVLPMRFEQWLSFHQRQKPGLMQDVRAYMSGRYNFSGEAIPGQFMSGGKPVMQGPVAKLPDGVASFEALAELPPDEIRRRELFPYSPLSHPLQSVAHMVFPENWIKAHPEHRRIDVDMDFPDTYLPEFPPPMFLTTHKELGDVTNGLEVTLDNYYEIFDGLLTPEQMEGLKELLRPSPTTWFNHTDHRITETPSKGVACFDCHVNGHTNGAFELGPDSRPNLARLRTDTPTMRGNYNLMQLSSKRSIRSMDHFSEVEEYFDGDPGMQQAIGPRAVKREVTNRMGDLNAILDYPPAPKLDPLMRLIPDKATPAELRGEALFHGKAQCSKCHYGPAFVDDYMHDLAVERFLVCRPEGPIKTFPLRGIRDSPPYLHDGRCPTLHDTVEFFNLVLQLNLSAQEKDDLVSYMLCL comes from the coding sequence ATGAAGCAGCATCTTGGCAGGGCCGTGATGGCCATCGTGTTGATCGTTGTCGGCATCGGAGTGCATAAGTCTTACGAGCTTTACCGAGGCAGCGATCTGAGCCGCGTTCCTCAGCGACGACAGACGATTTCGTTTTCTCCCACCGGCTTTGGTGCGCCGGCGGTTGCGGTGCCGATGGTGGCCGACGTCACTGGCGAGACAACAGAACCCGCGAATGCCACCGGCGGCAATTCGGCCGAAAGCGCCGCGGCCGAGCAGGGGGCCGGTCGCGGATTCGTCCCGGCGACAGATTTCACGGAGGACCTGCTGTTGTACCCGACCATCGACAAGGGACTGCGAACGCCGTTTGATTTGCATCGGTACTACGGTCGCGGAGCGACGTCGTTCGCGTCGCCGGTCCTTCCCATGAGATTCGAGCAATGGCTGTCGTTTCATCAGCGTCAAAAGCCCGGACTCATGCAGGATGTCCGGGCCTACATGAGCGGCCGGTACAACTTCAGCGGCGAGGCGATTCCCGGACAGTTCATGTCGGGAGGCAAGCCGGTGATGCAGGGACCGGTTGCGAAACTGCCGGACGGCGTGGCATCGTTTGAGGCTCTGGCGGAACTGCCGCCGGACGAGATTCGTCGTCGCGAACTGTTCCCGTATTCGCCGCTGTCGCATCCGCTGCAGTCGGTGGCTCACATGGTGTTTCCGGAAAACTGGATCAAGGCGCATCCCGAACACCGGCGCATCGACGTGGACATGGATTTTCCTGACACCTATCTGCCGGAATTTCCGCCACCGATGTTTCTGACGACGCACAAGGAACTGGGAGACGTGACCAACGGCCTCGAAGTCACGCTCGACAACTACTATGAAATCTTTGACGGCCTGCTGACTCCGGAACAGATGGAAGGACTGAAGGAACTGCTGCGTCCGTCGCCGACGACCTGGTTCAACCACACCGATCACCGAATCACGGAGACTCCGTCAAAGGGAGTCGCCTGCTTTGACTGCCACGTCAACGGGCACACCAACGGCGCGTTTGAACTCGGCCCGGATTCACGGCCGAATCTGGCTCGTCTGCGAACAGATACACCGACGATGCGCGGCAACTACAACCTGATGCAGCTTTCGTCGAAGCGTTCGATTCGCAGCATGGATCATTTTTCGGAAGTCGAAGAGTATTTCGACGGCGATCCCGGAATGCAGCAGGCGATTGGTCCGCGAGCCGTCAAACGCGAAGTGACCAACCGGATGGGTGACCTAAATGCAATACTGGACTATCCGCCCGCACCGAAACTTGATCCATTGATGAGACTCATTCCGGACAAGGCCACTCCCGCTGAACTGCGCGGAGAAGCGCTGTTTCACGGTAAGGCGCAGTGTTCGAAGTGTCACTACGGCCCGGCGTTTGTCGACGATTACATGCACGATCTGGCCGTCGAACGGTTTCTTGTCTGCCGACCCGAAGGTCCGATCAAGACGTTTCCCCTGCGAGGAATCCGGGATTCTCCGCCGTACCTTCACGACGGTCGCTGCCCGACTCTGCACGACACTGTGGAGTTCTTCAACCTGGTGCTGCAGTTGAACCTGTCCGCGCAGGAAAAGGACGATCTGGTTTCGTACATGCTGTGCCTGTGA
- a CDS encoding response regulator transcription factor, producing the protein MPAESTIRVVLADDHAMVRQALARILEDSGRICVVAQAGGGQQAIEEARASHPHVMVLDYSLGDRDAPGVIEQLLREQPAIRILVLTVHENLHYAVRILESGAHGYVIKSAAVEELLDAIRTVYNGGIYVSPAVSSAVLESLRRPKRERVGLAALSQREFDFLRHLGAGRSLQECSEQMKISTSTASTYRARILEKLNLKSTQELIRYALEHQIDG; encoded by the coding sequence ATGCCTGCGGAATCCACAATTCGCGTTGTTCTGGCTGACGACCATGCCATGGTCCGGCAGGCTTTGGCGCGGATCCTGGAAGACAGCGGCCGGATCTGCGTCGTCGCTCAGGCCGGCGGCGGTCAGCAGGCCATCGAAGAAGCTCGCGCTTCGCATCCGCATGTGATGGTGCTGGATTATTCGCTGGGCGATCGCGACGCTCCGGGAGTCATTGAACAACTGCTGCGGGAACAGCCGGCCATCCGAATTCTGGTGCTGACCGTTCACGAAAATCTGCACTACGCGGTGAGGATTCTGGAATCGGGAGCCCACGGATATGTGATCAAATCTGCCGCCGTGGAGGAACTCCTGGACGCCATCCGCACGGTTTACAACGGCGGGATTTATGTCTCGCCCGCTGTGTCCTCCGCAGTGCTGGAGTCTTTGCGGCGCCCGAAACGCGAGCGGGTCGGACTGGCGGCGCTGTCACAGCGCGAATTTGATTTTCTGCGTCATCTGGGAGCCGGCAGGAGTCTGCAGGAATGCTCGGAGCAAATGAAAATCAGCACCAGTACGGCGTCGACGTATCGTGCTCGAATTCTGGAAAAACTGAACCTGAAATCGACGCAGGAACTCATCCGCTACGCTTTGGAACACCAGATCGACGGCTGA
- a CDS encoding histidine kinase, protein MNDVNANRVSRISPGFVRRLATALLAATVVLLGTAWLLYRQDLGLQRIITERERDAVLAIEREFLSREFQSVRSDLLYLAQQEVLQRFVAGDETARATVEREHLHFALRKGIYDQIRCLDPNGREITRVNFEGDAARIVPVAELQSKSDRYYYREALSLKDGEIFVSPFDLNVEHGRIEDPVKPVIRFVTPVFDASGRQRGLLVLNYLGERLLEHLREISAGFEGEVVLLNSDGEYLQARRREHEWGWLLGHDHSFRTDFPDEWQRVRQPIPGHWQSGDALLAAARIRPNGQGTAAAPRDIAGEDNSLLLVAYVSRNVATAHSELLLRQLLLMCAGAMLLVFPLSWIWARSAELRDRQKRLIADSESRLRQLSTRLLAAQETERKHLSRDLHDELGQQVTAISLDLKSAARQQLSPQVQSRLQRAIEETDSLLKSLHRIASRVRPSVLDDLGLRAAVESHLSEFQDRTGVTVDADLQFHREEVPAVVGENTYRVLQEALANIAEHARTHHAAVKLTVSEDSLQLTVSDDGAGFDADQARKSRRLGLLGMQERAELLGGRFLLKTSPDNGTTIDVTIPLENFER, encoded by the coding sequence ATGAATGATGTGAATGCCAATCGTGTCAGTCGCATTTCGCCGGGGTTTGTTCGACGGCTGGCGACTGCGCTGCTGGCGGCGACGGTCGTGCTGCTGGGAACCGCATGGCTGCTGTATCGGCAGGATCTCGGCCTGCAGCGAATTATCACCGAACGCGAACGTGATGCGGTGCTGGCGATCGAACGGGAGTTCCTGTCGCGGGAATTCCAATCGGTCCGTTCCGATCTGCTGTATCTGGCTCAGCAGGAAGTGCTGCAGCGATTCGTCGCCGGCGACGAGACAGCGCGGGCCACCGTGGAACGCGAACACCTGCACTTCGCTCTGCGAAAGGGAATCTACGATCAGATTCGCTGTCTGGATCCAAACGGCCGAGAAATCACTCGGGTCAATTTCGAAGGCGACGCCGCTCGAATCGTGCCTGTCGCGGAACTGCAGAGCAAGTCGGACCGGTACTACTATCGAGAAGCGCTTTCGCTGAAGGACGGAGAGATCTTCGTTTCGCCGTTCGACCTGAACGTTGAACATGGACGCATTGAAGACCCCGTGAAACCCGTGATTCGCTTTGTCACTCCCGTGTTTGACGCCAGCGGCCGTCAGCGGGGACTGCTGGTGTTGAACTATCTTGGCGAACGACTGCTGGAACACCTTCGCGAAATCTCCGCCGGCTTTGAAGGGGAAGTCGTGCTGTTGAATTCGGACGGCGAGTACCTTCAGGCTCGTCGCCGGGAACATGAATGGGGCTGGCTGCTGGGTCATGACCACAGCTTTCGCACTGACTTTCCCGACGAATGGCAGCGAGTTCGCCAGCCCATACCGGGACACTGGCAGTCCGGCGACGCATTGCTGGCAGCCGCGCGCATCCGTCCGAACGGCCAGGGAACCGCCGCTGCGCCGCGAGACATCGCCGGCGAAGACAATTCGCTGCTGCTGGTGGCGTATGTTTCCCGAAACGTCGCGACCGCTCATTCGGAACTGCTGCTGCGGCAACTGCTGCTGATGTGTGCCGGAGCGATGCTGCTGGTGTTTCCGCTGTCCTGGATCTGGGCTCGATCCGCCGAGCTGCGAGATCGGCAGAAGCGCCTGATCGCCGATTCCGAATCTCGCCTGCGGCAGCTTTCCACGCGATTGCTGGCGGCTCAGGAAACGGAACGAAAACATCTTTCGCGAGACCTGCACGATGAGCTTGGCCAGCAGGTCACGGCAATCAGTCTGGATCTGAAGTCAGCGGCCCGGCAGCAGCTCAGTCCGCAGGTTCAGTCACGATTGCAGCGGGCCATCGAGGAAACCGACTCGCTTTTGAAAAGTCTGCATCGCATCGCGTCGCGCGTGCGGCCCAGCGTGCTGGATGATCTGGGACTGCGTGCCGCCGTCGAATCGCATCTGTCCGAATTTCAGGACCGCACCGGTGTGACGGTCGACGCTGATCTGCAGTTTCATCGCGAAGAAGTTCCGGCAGTCGTCGGAGAAAACACGTATCGAGTTCTGCAGGAAGCTTTGGCCAACATTGCAGAACACGCCCGGACGCATCATGCTGCCGTGAAACTGACCGTCAGCGAAGATTCGCTGCAACTGACAGTCAGCGACGACGGCGCGGGATTCGACGCTGATCAGGCGCGGAAGTCACGCCGACTCGGCCTGCTGGGAATGCAGGAACGAGCGGAACTGCTGGGCGGTCGGTTCCTGCTGAAAACCTCACCCGACAACGGGACAACGATCGACGTGACGATTCCGCTGGAAAACTTCGAAAGATAG